A single window of Aspergillus puulaauensis MK2 DNA, chromosome 5, nearly complete sequence DNA harbors:
- a CDS encoding uncharacterized protein (COG:S;~EggNog:ENOG410PJFN;~InterPro:IPR036864,IPR007219,IPR001138;~PFAM:PF00172,PF04082;~TransMembrane:1 (o541-562i);~go_function: GO:0000981 - DNA-binding transcription factor activity, RNA polymerase II-specific [Evidence IEA];~go_function: GO:0003677 - DNA binding [Evidence IEA];~go_function: GO:0008270 - zinc ion binding [Evidence IEA];~go_process: GO:0006351 - transcription, DNA-templated [Evidence IEA];~go_process: GO:0006355 - regulation of transcription, DNA-templated [Evidence IEA]): MPPDRPGTRSSRKRPVSCHFCRSRKLRCSRRFPCPNCTSRGIACQLYASQPAEPQPETTTRDTGADSLDVLARLRRLEDIVLGKDNDSAETVSERTPAQSQSPGREQHATEDARWLEVECSIQGLSSTIAPDGVVFKTRAISQIQSATSILARDSSDIVSSEEATKCFWIPLYEESKCLVEKYLKELTYLLHVIHVPSVRATMERLHEALHMGMQPNPAHIALLLSIIASTLYSWTARDPSILLSLTAEEVKSRTLVFLKAALDLLEYSSRASDTSLEEVQARIITSSVVCNLEGVSSRYRSLILTAITGARELRLHRLDQNNGSDVENRASDTVEAEIGRRVWWYLVTTDWVLSHYEGPLKGTYTVHPRQMLVKKPRNIDDIDLLPGKDIVERPIDYPTDVSYTLQRTRLGEICRELTDNTPLFSSEPLNYESVLANDKKTDDYISGFPAFFRLNGGSLEDLTKINPNITPGIIVQRYILNSLTHAHKCRLHLPYFARGSVNPKYAHSREVCLQAARTVIRSERLFEKESISFLPNRFRMAGSVHCLCMAIIVFVLDVCLYKDGGQEEERKREAADACSILQTAKNDSSIAGRLLQSFMRVIKKHKVSITGISNTGEGEGPSFNPEQPAVLDAAGSGISESDPNLGCEIDCFAEQGLLSPQSSYWSGISETFHSGMDSIDWNALFFELDAQSLEPGSLF; the protein is encoded by the exons ATGCCGCCTGACCGTCCTGGTACTAGATCATCGCGGAAGAGGCCTGTTTCGTGCCACTTCTGCCGATCCAGGAAGCTCAGATGCAGCCGCCGGTTTCCGTGTCCGAACTGCACCAGTCGCGGCATCGCGTGCCAGCTGTACGCTTCTCAGCCGGCTGAACCGCAGCCAGAGACTACGACTAGAGACACTGGTGCTGATAGTTTGGATGTCCTCGCGCGTCTTCGGCGGCTGGAAGATATTGTGCTCGGCAAAGACAACGATTCTGCTGAGACGGTCTCGGAACGCACTCCAGCACAGTCACAAAGCCCCGGGAGAGAGCAGCACGCCACCGAAGATGCTCGCTGGCTGGAGGTGGAATGTTCCATTCAAGGCCTATCA AGTACGATCGCACCAGACGGGGTGGTGTTCAAGACCCGTGCAATCAGCCAGATCCAAAGCGCCACATCAATTCTGGCCAGGGACTCTTCAGATATTGTATCAAGTGAAGAGGCCACAAAGTGTTTTTGGATTCCTCTATATGAAGAGTCCAAATGTCTGGTGGAAAAATATCTCAAGGAACTTACCTATCTCCTCCATGTCATCCACGTACCTTCTGTGAGAGCGACTATGGAGAGACTCCACGAAGCGCTTCATATGGGAATGCAGCCCAATCCTGCACATATAGCACTTCTCCTAAGTATCATCGCGAGCACGCTTTACTCGTGGACAGCCAGAGATCCGAGCATATTGTTATCCTTaacggcggaggaggtaaAAAGTCGTACTCTTGTTTTTCTGAAAGCGGCACTTGATTTACTGGAATATTCTTCTCGGGCCTCAGATACTTCCCTAGAGGAAGTCCAAGCCAGGATCATCACATCAAGTGTCGTCTGCAACCTTGAGGGTGTATCGTCGAGATACCGCAGCCTAATCCTAACGGCCATCACCGGTGCACGAGAACTGAGACTTCACAGACTAGACCAGAACAATGGATCGGATGTGGAAAATAGAGCAAGCGATACAGTTGAGGCTGAGATAGGAAGAAGAGTATGGTGGTATCTAGTCACCACAGACTG GGTTCTTTCCCATTATGAGGGCCCTTTAAAGGGGACATATACCGTTCATCCGCGTCAAATGctggtgaagaagccgaggaatatcgatgatatcgacCTGCTCCCGGGAAAGGACATCGTGGAACGACCGATAGACTACCCTACCGACGTCTCCTATACACTTCAACGAACCCGACTCGGTGAAATCTGCCGAGAACTCACAGACAACACCCCCTTATTTAGCTCTGAGCCCCTGAACTACGAATCAGTACTCGCAAACGACAAAAAGACCGACGACTATATCTCGGGattcccagccttcttccgcCTCAACGGAGGCTCCCTAGAAGACCTCACAAaaatcaaccccaacatcaCCCCAGGAATCATAGTCCAGAGATACATCTTAAACAGCCTCACCCACGCCCATAAATGCCGACTACATCTACCTTATTTCGCCCGAGGCTCCGTCAACCCGAAATACGCACACTCACGGGAAGTATGCCTCCAGGCGGCTCGAACCGTCATCCGCAGCGAGAGACTCTTCGAAAAAGAATCTATATCATTCCTCCCGAACCGGTTCCGAATGGCAGGCTCGGTGCATTGCCTGTGCATGGCCATTATCGTGTTCGTTCTAGATGTTTGCCTCTACAAGGACGgcggccaggaagaagagcgcaaAAGGGAAGCCGCTGATGCCTGCAGTATCCTGCAAACAGCGAAGAATGACTCTTCCATTGCTGGGAGGCTGCTGCAGTCCTTTATGCGGGTTATCAAGAAGCATAAAGTGTCTATTACCGGGATTTCAAATACGGGCGAAGGTGAGGGGCCTTCTTTCAATCCAGAGCAGCCAGCTGTGTTGGATGCAGCGGGAAGTGGCATTTCAGAATCAGACCCCAACCTAGGATGTGAGATAGACTGTTTTGCTGAACAGGGCCTTCTCAGTCCGCAGTCTTCTTATTGGAGTGGGATTAGTGAGACTTTCCACAGCGGGATGGATTCTATTGATTGGAATGCTCTATTCTTTGAGCTTGATGCTCAAAGTCTTGAACCTGGGTCGCTGTTCTGA
- a CDS encoding uncharacterized protein (COG:S;~EggNog:ENOG410PH44;~InterPro:IPR001077,IPR036388,IPR016461,IPR029063, IPR036390;~PFAM:PF00891;~go_function: GO:0008168 - methyltransferase activity [Evidence IEA];~go_function: GO:0008171 - O-methyltransferase activity [Evidence IEA]), with product MDTIVSQIQTLALEAGPADKARLQSVLRQALSELESPQDTLIQLYNGHLRNAVVRLAISAGLFRSLSQSQDPLSVTQLAKQSNASPQLFERILRYLASNNIIEEVGHGQFKPNKTTHILADKKAEIFASHSFDFTSRIAQAFPQFIIENNYEDVTDGTKTPFQKAFDTDLHCFTWLAQHPEQVEEMQQVMKSFRSGDWIQGFDELEKEALDAQQDSESVFLVDVGGGSGHQCIEVRDRYPGLHGRLVVQDLPEVVKEVPEIPGVKIEANDMFQEQKVKGAKFYYLRRVFHDWPDAQCIQILQNLRSSMASDSRVLIDEVVLPETSVPWQSAMADLAMMILLGGRERTQKQWAALAEQAGLRIAYVHAYNDPVTFHSVIVLELDHV from the exons ATGGATACTATTGTCTCTCAAATTCAAACTCTCGCTCTCGAGGCTGGCCCAGCTGACAAGGCCAGGCTCCAGAGTGTCCTTCGCCAGGCCTTGTCCGAGTTGGAGAGTCCACAAGATACTCTGATTCAGCTATACAATGGA CATCTACGCAATGCCGTTGTCCGTCTAGCTATCAGCGCTGGCCTTTTCCGATCGCTTTCCCAGAGCCAGGATCCTTTATCAGTCACCCAGCTGGCAAAACAGTCCAATGCTAGCCCTCAGTTGTTTG AAAGAATCCTCCGTTACCTGGCATCGAACAATATAATCGAAGAAGTCGGGCATGGACAATTCAAACCCAACAAGACAACTCATATCCTGGCAGACAAGAAGGCAGAAATATTTGCCAGCCATTC CTTCGACTTCACCAGCCGCATCGCCCAAGCATTCCCACAATTTATTATCGAAAACAACTACGAAGACGTAACTGACGGCACCAAAACGCCCTTCCAGAAGGCTTTCGATACCGACCTCCATTGCTTTACATGGCTTGCCCAGCACCCAGAGCAAGTAGAAGAAATGCAACAGGTGATGAAATCATTCCGCTCAGGCGATTGGATTCAAGGATTCGatgagctcgagaaggaagcaCTTGACGCACAACAGGATTCAGAAAGTGTATTCCTTGTGGACGTTGGTGGCGGTTCAGGCCATCAGTGTATCGAGGTGAGAGACAGGTATCCGGGACTCCATGGACGACTTGTAGTCCAGGACCTCCCAGAGGTCGTCAAGGAAGTTCCCGAGATCCCTGGGGTGAAGATAGAAGCAAATGACATGTTCCAGGAACAAAAGGTCAAAG GAGCCAAATTCTACTATCTCCGCCGCGTCTTCCACGACTGGCCCGATGCCCAATGTATCCAGATCCTGCAGAACCTGCGGTCTTCTATGGCTAGTGACTCGCGGGTTCTCATTGATGAAGTGGTCTTGCCAGAGACCAGTGTCCCTTGGCAGTCCGCTATGGCTgatctggcgatgatgatcttgCTGGGTGGGAGGGAGCGAACCCAGAAGCAGTGGGCAGCACTTGCTGAGCAGGCAGGACTGCGGATTGCGTATGTCCATGCGTATAATGATCCTGTGACTTTTCATTCTGTGATTGTGCTTGAGTTGGACCATGTCTAG
- the lcb2 gene encoding putative serine palmitoyltransferase 2 (BUSCO:EOG09260Z3X;~COG:O;~EggNog:ENOG410PG3U;~InterPro:IPR004839,IPR015424,IPR015421,IPR015422;~PFAM:PF00155;~TransMembrane:1 (o150-169i);~go_function: GO:0003824 - catalytic activity [Evidence IEA];~go_function: GO:0030170 - pyridoxal phosphate binding [Evidence IEA];~go_process: GO:0009058 - biosynthetic process [Evidence IEA]): MPRRPSSTSSINDPSDPSSYPSPSGKSGIAIKAPKTNRLAQFFSTSPKSKAEPQTARAALQNASGTNPAAPPISSASLSLPTISLSTATADNPNMNEPPTTLFQPPSPEEARRLTKQHAQFGPLGHPSHRYSSRHPGGHFPEPVMDEPPYYYLITTYISYLILIAFGHVRDFFGKRFREENYRHLKPRNGYAALNSDFDNFYVRRLKLRINDCFERPVTGVPGRNITLIDRATDDHNKNFYLTGTTTDTLNLSSYNYLGFAQSEGPCADITEEAVRKYGITPVSTRAEVGTQDLHIELEDLVANFVGKEASMVFSMGFGTNANIFPALVGKGDLLISDELNHASIRFGARLSGASIAMFKHNDMRDLESKLREAISQGQPRTHRPWKKILIVVEGLYSMEGSMCNLPGLIELKKRYKFYLFVDEAHSVGAIGPNGRGVCDYFGIDTKDVDILMGTLTKSFGANGGYIAADTAMIHKLKAINSGMFYGESTAPAVIAQIVSALRLIKGELIPGQGEERLQRLAFNSRYLRLGLKRLGFIVYGHDDSPIVPVLLFNPAKMPAFSHEMLKRKISVVIVGYPATPLVSSRARFCVSAAHTKEDLDRILTACDEIGNVLQLKFSTGVAGGAIPLTDDMAPPPEKEVQWQQKRNPTIVPPRWRIEDVIRRGVQDVKSPLF; the protein is encoded by the coding sequence ATGCCGCGTCGACCCTCCAGCACTTCGTCCATCAACGACCCCTCCGACCCCTCGTCCTATCCCTCCCCCTCTGGAAAGAGCGGcatcgccatcaaggcaCCCAAGACCAACCGCCTCGCTCAGTTTTTCTCGACCTctcccaagtccaaggccGAGCCCCAAACTGCGCGAGCTGCCCTCCAGAACGCCAGTGGTACCAATCCCGCCGCCCCGCCGATCAGCTCCGCCTCACTGTCCTTACCGACCATCTCGCTGTCTACTGCGACTGCGGACAACCCAAACATGAACGAACCGCCTACAACGCTTTTTCAACCTCCGTCACCGGAGGAGGCTCGCCGTCTGACCAAGCAACATGCCCAGTTCGGGCCCCTCGGTCACCCAAGCCATCGGTATTCCAGCCGGCATCCCGGTGGCCATTTCCCCGAGCCCGTGATGGACGAGCctccttattattatctgaTTACTACGTATATTAGCTACCTGATCCTAATTGCTTTTGGTCACGTTCGTGATTTCTTCGGAAAACGCTTCCGCGAGGAGAATTATCGCCACCTGAAGCCACGGAATGGCTATGCGGCCCTCAACAGCGATTTCGATAACTTCTACGTTCGCCGCCTCAAGCTTCGTATCAACGATTGTTTTGAACGGCCTGTCACCGGTGTGCCCGGAAGAAACATTACTCTCATCGACCGAGCGACTGACGACCACAACAAGAACTTTTACCTGACTGGCACTACGACCGACACGTTGAACCTGAGCTCCTACAACTACCTCGGGTTCGCTCAATCAGAAGGCCCCTGTGCGGATATTACGGAAGAGGCCGTTCGCAAGTACGGCATTACGCCCGTGAGCACACGCGCAGAGGTTGGTACACAGGACCTGCACATCGAGCTCGAGGATCTAGTCGCCAACTTTGTTGGTAAGGAAGCGTCCATGGTCTTTTCGATGGGTTTCGGTACCAATGCAAACATCTTCCCGGCTCTCGTTGGCAAAGGTGACTTGCTTATCTCCGATGAGCTTAACCACGCCTCCATCCGGTTCGGTGCCCGTCTATCTGGAGCCTCTATTGCCATGTTCAAGCACAACGATATGCGTGATCTAGAGTCAAAACTTCGAGAGGCTATTAGCCAGGGTCAGCCCCGTACTCACCGACCATGGAAAAAGATCCTCATCGTTGTTGAAGGTCTCTACTCTATGGAAGGCTCGATGTGCAATCTTCCCGGTCTTATTGAACTCAAAAAGCGTTACAAGTTCTACCTCTTTGTCGACGAAGCACACTCAGTCGGAGCCATCGGACCCAATGGCCGCGGTGTTTGCGATTACTTTGGCATCGACACCAAGGATGTTGACATTCTCATGGGTACATTGACCAAGTCATTCGGTGCTAACGGGGGCTACATTGCCGCCGACACCGCGATGATTCACAAGCTCAAGGCAATCAACTCTGGCATGTTCTATGGAGAATCAACAGCGCCGGCTGTTATCGCGCAGATTGTCTCGGCACTTCGACTCATCAAAGGTGAACTTATTCCAGGCCAGGGTGAGGAGCGACTGCAGCGTTTGGCCTTCAACTCTCGATACCTTCGTCTTGGGTTGAAGCGTCTTGGCTTTATAGTGTACGGTCACGACGATTCGCCAATTGTCCCTgttctcctcttcaaccCTGCCAAGATGCCGGCCTTCTCCCACGAAATGCTGAAGCGAAAAATCTCCGTTGTCATTGTCGGTTACCCTGCGACGCCTCTGGTTTCCTCGCGTGCTCGATTCTGTGTCTCGGCTGCTCACACAAAGGAGGATCTTGACCGTATCCTGACGGCTTGTGACGAAATTGGCAACGTCCTCCAGCTCAAATTCTCTACTGGGGTCGCTGGCGGTGCTATTCCCTTGACCGACGACATGGCACCCCCGCCGGAGAAGGAAGTCCAGTGGCAGCAGAAACGAAACCCGACGATTGTCCCTCCCAGGTGGCGCATAGAGGACGTCATTAGGCGTGGTGTCCAAGATGTCAAGTCACCTCTGTTCTAA
- a CDS encoding PQ-loop repeat-containing protein (COG:S;~EggNog:ENOG410PFAU;~InterPro:IPR006603;~PFAM:PF04193;~TransMembrane:7 (o30-56i76-95o101-123i220-239o251-271i292-310o341-363i)) yields MPPPLIDYVAQSLPQHCEPTSPFLATISSYLHICLPTPLALLSSTLGTLSIVSWLFAQLPQIYKNFQLQSTSGLSIFFLIIWCFGDMGNLLGALLTRQATWQVIVAGYYVSVDIALVFQFFWYTHYKGRQGDDYSTISGHDDGAAPPNVIEAYSFSEDDYTVNGLSPQVGASSDSKDTSDIKDQSVGTINNASSSYSKETLSSSRRAIVRSGGGLSVQNSAARTVLLASMLCAVAANAAPTDVDPLPPSSGLTLEFLGSIFSWMSTVLYLGSRPPQLYKNYCRKSTSGLSPLLFMAAFGGNFFYSSSLLTNPNAWYDLPPYGGGGWADADGNDRVEWVGRAIPFFLGAFGVLFLDGFMGVQFLMYGSDDESVIDVEDHKRGRSRWKRVHGWMRGWIPSPVRKQTPESSAEGQALLNEDRQHYGAV; encoded by the coding sequence ATGCCTCCTCCTCTAATAGATTATGTCGCCCAATCTCTTCCACAGCACTGTGAGCCTACGTCGCCCTTCCTCGCTACGATCTCGTCCTATCTCCACATATGCCTCCCCACCCCACTTGCCCTGCTTTCGTCGACCCTCGGCACGCTGAGCATTGTATCATGGCTGTTCGCCCAGCTTCCTCAGATCTATAAGAACTTCCAACTGCAGTCGACTTCCGGgctatctatatttttcttGATTATATGGTGTTTCGGTGATATGGGCAACCTGCTCGGTGCTCTTCTTACCCGGCAAGCCACCTGGCAGGTGATCGTTGCGGGCTACTATGTGTCAGTTGATATAGCTCTTGTATTCCAGTTCTTCTGGTATACTCACTACAAGGGGCGCCAAGGCGACGACTATTCTACTATTTCTGGTCACGATGACGGCGCTGCCCCTCCGAATGTCATCGAGGCCTACTCGTTTTCCGAGGACGATTACACCGTGAACGGTCTGTCACCGCAAGTTGGCGCTAGTTCAGATTCGAAGGATACCAGCGATATCAAAGATCAATCTGTCGGCACCATTAACAATGCGTCATCGTCTTATTCAAAAGAGACCCTGAGTTCTTCCCGGCGAGCTATTGTTCGATCCGGCGGCGGCCTGAGCGTTCAAAACTCCGCCGCACGAACTGTGTTGCTAGCGTCGATGCTTTGCGCTGTGGCCGCCAACGCAGCCCCGACCGACGTTGATCCActtccgccttcttcggGGTTGACCCTTGAATTCCTTGGCAGCATCTTTTCTTGGATGTCCACGGTTCTATATCTCGGCTCGCGACCTCCACAGCTGTACAAGAACTACTGTCGCAAGAGCACCTCCGGCCTGTCTCCCTTGCTATTTATGGCTGCATTTGGCGGGAACTTCTTTTACTCGTCGTCTCTCTTAACGAATCCAAACGCTTGGTATGACTTGCCTCCATACGGCGGTGGCGGATGGGCAGACGCCGACGGCAACGATCGAGTAGAGTGGGTGGGCCGCGccatccccttcttcctcggcgcctTTGGTGTTCTCTTCTTGGACGGTTTCATGGGTGTACAATTCCTCATGTACGGCTCTGATGATGAATCCGTGATCGATGTTGAAGACCACAAGCGCGGACGAAGCCGCTGGAAGCGAGTCCACGGGTGGATGAGAGGCTGGATCCCCTCTCCCGTGCGCAAACAAACCCCAGAGTCCAGCGCTGAGGGCCAGGCTCTTCTTAACGAAGACCGACAGCACTACGGTGCGGTGTGA